The Pseudomonadota bacterium genome includes a region encoding these proteins:
- a CDS encoding fatty acid desaturase, translated as MLQYPDLEEDGVHDQDAGAQRVRREFLRSREPDPHRARRRRILAAHPEMRRLYGREPRTVLLVIGVVTLQVVAAAACRQAPWWAVVGLAWTMGAVANHALYVLIHECAHDLVLPRRWQNQACAVLADLPNTVPSAMSFRLYHLAHHRHQGDVLLDADLASHAEASWVGNVAWRKALWLCALPLLLALRPLRIRGVGFITPAVLLNWAAVALFDLVVVVALGPRALAYLFFSFWFSIGPHPLAARWIQEHYTTQADDQETTSYYGRGNIVALNVGYHNEHHDFPAVPWSRLPAVRDTAPEAYLTLHLHRSWRRLLWRFLTDERISLWSRVTRES; from the coding sequence ATGCTCCAATACCCCGATCTCGAGGAGGATGGCGTGCACGATCAAGACGCTGGCGCGCAACGCGTGCGCCGCGAGTTCCTCCGCAGCCGCGAGCCGGACCCACATCGCGCGCGCCGACGCCGCATCCTCGCCGCGCATCCGGAGATGCGCCGCCTCTACGGGCGTGAGCCTCGAACGGTGCTGCTGGTGATCGGGGTCGTGACGCTCCAGGTCGTTGCGGCCGCTGCGTGCAGGCAGGCGCCGTGGTGGGCGGTCGTCGGGCTGGCCTGGACCATGGGCGCGGTGGCCAATCACGCGCTGTACGTGCTCATCCACGAGTGCGCCCACGACCTGGTTCTGCCCCGTCGGTGGCAGAACCAGGCGTGCGCCGTGCTCGCTGACCTTCCCAACACGGTTCCCAGCGCCATGTCGTTCCGGCTCTATCATCTCGCGCATCATCGCCATCAGGGCGACGTGCTGCTCGATGCCGATCTGGCGTCACATGCCGAGGCGAGCTGGGTGGGGAACGTGGCCTGGCGCAAAGCGCTCTGGCTGTGCGCACTGCCGCTGCTGCTGGCCCTGCGACCGCTGCGCATCCGCGGGGTCGGGTTCATCACGCCGGCCGTGCTGCTGAACTGGGCCGCGGTTGCGCTCTTCGACCTCGTCGTGGTGGTTGCGCTGGGACCCCGCGCGCTGGCCTATCTCTTCTTCTCGTTCTGGTTCTCCATCGGTCCGCACCCGCTTGCGGCGCGGTGGATTCAGGAGCACTACACCACGCAGGCAGACGATCAGGAGACCACCAGCTACTATGGGCGTGGCAACATCGTGGCCCTCAACGTGGGCTACCACAACGAGCATCACGATTTCCCGGCGGTGCCATGGAGCCGTCTGCCGGCAGTGCGTGACACGGCCCCCGAGGCCTACCTGACCCTGCACCTCCATCGATCGTGGCGCAGGTTGCTCTGGCGCTTCCTCACCGACGAGCGCATCTCGCTGTGGAGCCGCGTGACAAGGGAGTCGTGA
- a CDS encoding glycosyltransferase family 1 protein, producing the protein MHWTRCDQAPARGPGRAVTEPLRVALVCPYDLDRPGGVQSHVRGLARALRERGHHAVIVGPGQGSTTDGADEMRVGRFVTMGLSGTQIDVGVVTRAEMHRVRDARFDVVHLHTPWNPFVGLQLWWATPDAAHVATFHDAPPEGLWGALAGRVLMPLAGHLLSLALDGVMAVSLVAARSLPSRRTVIVPNGIDADTLQRESAAAREGVILYVGRLEPRKGVSDLIRAFALLAQEHPGIRLVIAGDGPLAPALRRQAEGRPDIDFVGPVDDARKAALLATCRIFCAPSHHGESFGIVLLEAMACGAPVVAAANPGYRAVLGDTGLLYPPGDVDALRARLLRLLSDESLAHELGARGLERAGAHDWSRLVERVEEVYRQALRSRRRSDSPRAPR; encoded by the coding sequence ATGCATTGGACGCGCTGTGACCAGGCCCCAGCGCGTGGACCTGGACGCGCCGTGACCGAGCCGCTTCGCGTGGCCCTGGTCTGCCCCTACGATCTCGACCGTCCCGGCGGCGTTCAATCACACGTGCGCGGACTGGCCCGCGCGCTGCGCGAGCGGGGGCACCACGCCGTCATCGTGGGGCCCGGGCAGGGAAGCACCACCGACGGCGCAGACGAGATGCGCGTCGGGCGCTTTGTCACGATGGGCCTGAGCGGTACCCAGATCGACGTGGGGGTGGTCACCCGCGCCGAGATGCACCGGGTGCGCGACGCACGGTTCGACGTGGTTCACCTGCACACGCCCTGGAACCCCTTCGTGGGCCTCCAGCTCTGGTGGGCCACGCCCGATGCCGCGCACGTGGCCACGTTCCACGATGCCCCTCCTGAGGGGCTGTGGGGCGCCCTGGCGGGACGCGTGCTCATGCCGCTGGCGGGACATCTGCTGTCTCTTGCCCTCGACGGCGTGATGGCCGTCTCATTGGTGGCGGCTCGCTCCCTGCCCTCGCGCCGGACGGTCATCGTGCCCAACGGCATCGATGCGGACACCCTGCAGCGCGAAAGCGCTGCAGCGCGCGAGGGGGTCATCTTGTACGTGGGCCGTCTCGAGCCGCGCAAAGGCGTGAGCGATCTCATCCGCGCCTTCGCCCTCCTCGCCCAAGAGCACCCGGGCATCCGGCTGGTCATCGCGGGAGACGGTCCCCTCGCGCCTGCCCTTCGGAGACAGGCGGAGGGACGTCCCGACATCGATTTCGTCGGGCCCGTCGATGACGCGCGCAAAGCGGCCTTGCTCGCCACGTGCCGCATCTTCTGCGCGCCCTCGCACCACGGGGAGAGCTTCGGCATCGTGCTGCTCGAGGCCATGGCCTGCGGCGCGCCGGTGGTTGCTGCAGCAAACCCCGGCTACCGCGCGGTGCTGGGCGACACGGGCCTGCTGTACCCGCCGGGCGATGTGGACGCGCTGCGCGCGCGGCTTTTGCGCCTGCTGTCAGACGAATCGCTGGCCCACGAGCTGGGCGCACGCGGGCTCGAGCGGGCTGGCGCGCACGACTGGTCTCGGCTGGTGGAACGGGTCGAAGAGGTCTATCGACAGGCGCTCAGATCACGACGCAGGTCTGATTCGCCACGCGCGCCGAGATGA